The region TCTAGATCTTGTTTCATTATTCTGTTATGTTCCAAGAACAAAGTATCTACCCCTAGGGCCAACAAGGTAATATATTACTTACTGCATCAGTATCATCAACTGTtgtatatttatattttgaatgTAGCAGAAGCTTATTCATTGTGTTTGTTTACAATGTCTAAACAGTGCAAAACTGATTGAGATATATCGGAATCGGCATAATATTACTGCATCAAGTGGCATGAGAGATGTTGCTGTGTCTACAGGGATTTCTGAACTATTATATGAGTCCATAAAACCAGCAGCTGTGGAGTCTGACAATAATCTTGATGATGATCTGGTAAATGCTTGGGCAACAGGTCTTGCTGATGATGGCTTGTGGGGAAGCAATGCTCCTGCAATGAATAGGGTGAGAActgatcttttttttttcttaagaaaaaaaaatccccATTAAGTGTTAtcaatgtttaaaaaatatttgagaaaatgaAGGGGACACTTGGGAGGAAAGAAATAAACGAGGGAAATTGTTGAGTTAAGGTGATGATGATATATAATTTGGTTTTGGAAGGTTAATGAGTTCCTTGCTGGTGCTGGGACTGATGCACCTGATGTTGATGATGAGAACATTATTTCAAGACCTTCAATGAGTTATGATGATATGTGGGCAAAAACTCTTTTGGAGACTGCAGAAGTTGATGTAAGAGTTCAatgcattttatttatttatttatgattgtGCAATTTGATATATATGTCATATGATTTATGATATGTTTGTTTGTAGGATGATGGGAGGTCTTCTGGATCTTCTTCTCCAGATTCAGTAGGGTCGGTTGAGACATCAATTTCATCCCATTTTGGAGGAATGAATTATCCATCCTTGTTCAGTTCCAAaccatcaacttatggatcttcacaacccAACGTATGTAAATCATATCATAAAATTTGAAAGCTATTTTATTTTGTTATCTGATAGATAGATAATATTTTTGAAGTTACTTTGTTTATTATTACATCCGGCTTTCATTTTTCTTCCTATTACAGGATCGTAGTTCAAAAAATCTACCCAAATTTTAGCAAATGCAAAGCATTTTTGACTGCTATAATTAAGTACatctttcaaagtataatgtcctaataagaaaaatatatatatatatatatatataaaagtattcTGCTATAACTAGGtagattttttaaaatataacaaacgCTTACCAAGGAAAATAAAAAGTATAATGGTGTAGTAAGTAGGATGGTATTGATTTGTTTTGATAATGTGAGGGTTGGGTCCAAGAAATAGCAGTGACAATTGACATCCAAATACAAAGCAAGTTTCACTACCAAAGGGCCTTTGCTATAATTGGTCAGATTTCTGAAAGTACGATGTctaaataaatatagtaataaaaaaACTGAAAGTACATTGGTGTAATTGGgtaatttttaaaagtataataatggGTTAATCAGAATAGAGATGAAAGTATAATAAAAAGAAACGGAAGTAGGATGTGTGATAATACAtatagaaatttaaaaaaaaaaaaaaagtattgttGCATACTTGCATATGCGTAGAATGTTGATGATGGTATAAATATAATCTGTACGTGTTTGAGTTTGTAAGTCGTATTTATGTATTTGGGTTATGaatggaaatggaaatggaaatAGAAATAGTTATGATTTTATGTTGAATGAATTGTATGTGTAGGAGAAGGCAAGCAGCACAGGAGGAGGACGACAGAGTAGGAGTAGGCCTTCTGCTGGTTCCTCTTCATATGAGGGATACGGTTCTCCGGTTAGTGTTGTGTTGTTAAGCATGCATGGTTGATGATAATGAAGCTTTATAATTGGTTATtgaatatatatgttattatatcaAGTAAGTAACTTGTTAATTGGTGTTGGGggtttatatataatatataaaatgtaatagatTAGCGAAGAGCCTCCTCCATACTCATCTCCGGTTCACCAAAGATTCGAGTCATTTGAGAACCCGTTGACCGGACAGGGCTCAAGTAGCTTTGACTCTCATGAAGAGGAACGAGGGGAAAGATCACGATCCTCTACAGGGAATGCACAATCTGGATCGGCACTTTATGACTTCACAGCCGGTGGTGATGATGAGGTACACTTTTATGgccctgttttttttttttttttttgtcccaTTAAGTGGAGTCTACTCTGGATAAattatgacaaaaaaaaaatatggcaTGCTTGggaaaattgaagaaaaataCTAATAAGTTTGCTGAATTTATGTATTAAGAAAGTCAaaaggaaacaacacatgaagtttaacttgtatatatataaaatataatatttatttgtttaaaCTATGGTGGTGCAGTTGAGTTTAACTGCTGGAGAAGAGGTTGAAATCGAGTACGAAGTTGATGGCTGGTTCTATGTAAGGACTAGTTACTTCACCTGTACTAAATTGTTGTCATATATTCTCTTTTTCCCCCATTAAGTTAGTGATTTTGTATGATAGTGATAGAATTAAATAATACCTGACTGAGTTACTTTGACTGACTGCAGGTGAAGAAAAAACGAGCTGGTCGGGATGGAAAAATAGCTGGGCTGGTCCCTGTTCTGTATGTTAGCCAGTCATGAATTCAAACTTTTTCTTTTTGAGTGTTGAGGAATGAGGGATTGGATTGTTCTTTTGGCATATTCATGTGATAGGCAGGGGCGATGATTTTGTGCATTATGTGTAGATGAAGAAGTCAGCAGTTGTGTGATTGATTAGTTGATTGTTCCatacatatatgtattatatatatttcATGTTCAAGTGTGAGATGAGAATGCTgttttccttgacaaaacaaattatataataatgataataattttagACATTTTTAACTAACTACATACAGTTACCAATTTGTTAAAACTTTCCCATTAATTGCTCTTCTAAATGTACAATTTGTTAAGTTTCAGCCTTTTCTTTAAATTAAAggatgtttatttattttaagaaacAGATCTGTCATTGTCCGATCAAACCATCCATATTCTTATTCATGTTAATCTGATGCTCCgctacaaatccaaattcatgcAACTTCTGTGAATTTCATGTTCTTCGGCAACAAAACTATCCTAAATGTTCCAAGAaagtataaaaaatatatatactttaatGTTATTGACATAATTTTTTGTAAAATACATTAGCATACATGACGATAAGAATAGATTGCTTGTTTGTAAAAACAAAGAAGCAATAATATGTAAGGTTGTGTGGTATGGGCATGCTAGACCTTATGGCCACATCACCCATGTCCCTCCACACCAAAGAGGGGTTGGTCGTCACTTGGGGAGGTAAGCAAAGTGGGGCCCTTCCTGTCCGAAAGATGCAGATAAATGGTGTATGCTGTATTCAAATGGTAGTTGGTACAATCTTATGACATCCAAAACTTATGAGTCCATAAATGCATTATCCAGATATGCAAGGGGGAAGTTAGAGTTGATGTTAATTGACTTCTTTTGTGCAACAATGCAGTTGTCGTATTTTGAACATAATTTTACTTGTATAAGTTAGATTAATTACGATGCTTTCCGATATTTGAACTTAATGGCGTTATGTGTTAATGTTAGTAGCGGAAGTAACACTCAGCAAAGGGTCAATGACAAGgtgtgaaaaaaaaaatccaattagTAACCAAACGGTGCACCCAATAACAAATAGAAGATTTGAGGTTCATGGCTTAAAATGGGATGACATCTTTGATTTTAATGAATAGAGTTGCATGTGTAGGAAGTGACAACTATTTGGCATATCTTATGGGCATTTTATAAGAATGCTAAGGACCATAAATTATGAATAATGTGTGTTGGTGGCTATAAAAGCTTACCATGCCAACACTTTGAGGAAAACGCACGAGGAATGTGTGAACCCTCTTTCTGTCCTATTTGATTGAGAGATCACCAGTCACTGATGGTTTGACGATTGTCAAACCATCACTAAATGGAAACATAGTTGTCAAACTCGTAAGAGTCATGAGTCAACTCATACGAATCAAATCATTGTATACATAAAAGAGTCGACTTGGTAGTGTAACTCGCTTTTACACGTGACTCGGTCAAAAAATATGAGTCGGGGCTTGACTCGTACCGAGTCAAGTCAACTCGTGACTTAGACGAGTCATATTTTCTATGGGTAATCATATGATCCAGCGAGTAATAACCTTTCTTTTGCGGCTACCCAAGCTCCATTTACACAATTGTTCACCAATTTATGAATTTACACGAAACTATAGATAGAATGACATTGAAAGAAGAAAGTAGAAAATGTAAAAGAAATGAAGAAATTAGAGAAAGTATGAGATAAATGAAAAAGTTAGAAAGTATGTGAGAAAAACAGAAGTCCCCGGTGGTAAGGATAAAAAAACTGTTAATTACTTTGAAAAGTAGAAATGACAAAATATATCATGTCATTCTATATATCAAAATATTTACATCTAAGCCTTCGAGCTTTCTGCTTTTGTACAATCTAGTCCCTACTCAGCTGGATTATACATTCAAGCCCTAACACTTCCAACTTTTGTACAATCTAGCCCCTACTCAGTTTGATTATACATTCAAGCCCTAACACTTCCAACTTTTGTACAATCCAGTCCCTactcatatatataattttgtaaaataatgtctttatatatatatatatatatatatatatatatatatatatatatatatatatatatatatatatatatatatatatatatatatatcatgactCTTACGAGTTGAGTCACaagtataaaattttaattttcgaGTCAATAGTCGACCACTATGAATGAGCATACATAAAccaataacctaaccatatatatatatatatatatatatatatatatatatatatatatatatatatatatatatatatatatatatatataataccatTCTATCTATGAACTTctatttaaattatttattaagaAAAAACCTCATTCCCATAATGAGTTGGACCTCGAAAGTCATCGTGGTGCAGCAAAAAGAAAGGAAGACGTGAGTAATGTGTAGTAAAGGGTAACAATAGGAATATGAGAGTTTGTCTATATTCCCACTTAGTATATAAACTGTTAAGACCAATTGCAATTTCCAAATGTAAGCGGTTAAGGCAATGCCTAACTGGGTTTAGAGGGGTAAATAGAAACATTTTGATAATATGGTTAGAACAAGAAGTAAAAAAGTAATATTTTGAAAGGATGTGCATGTTTTTGTTGGTGATGACATGATATTTCATAGAGGGATTGTTCAATAACTAAGCAGATGTTGTTTAAGGGGAATGATTTTTACGAGTATTATGTGCAAACTATATTTGTTATTGATCAGATTCACATCACACCCCAAAGTGACATGCTAAAATTCCATCAGCATGATCAAAGTTTgcattgcatgatgaatgaagcTAAATCTTAACTCTTTTTGAAAGCTGAAAAGAAAGGTATACACTGTCTGTCTTTGTTAAGCATTTACAAAACATAACACCACCTACATACACTACTAAATTGTAATACAgaagaaataataataaatattatactacTTTTGGTTTTGGGGCCTATAATGAGATGAAGATCCCAAACACAAatataagtttcttctattttcacagatgaaaaaagaaaaagaaaaataaagatcACGTGACCATGTTAGATGAATATCTTTCAGAAAGCCAAGAATGCTTCCTCCTCTCCTTGCATCGGGTGATTGGCATCAACATCATATTTGACTTTTGAGGCATTCTTCTGCATTCTTAATTCTTAATTCTTAATCAAAGTCAGTAGTGTGTGTATGCATTCTAAAAGTATGTCATTTGAAATGATCTGGTTGAATTATTGCAACAACTTCAGGGGGGCATGATTCTTCATTATCCTTGTGCTTCCATATTTCCCCATTTGCATGCACAATCCATGATATTTGAGGAGAAAGTGATGAATACATGTCTGCAAATTAAACCAACTCtcaaatcaaaatttatattaCTTGCATCACAATTAATTTATATCCCACATTTACATTATGCGCAGCATTCCCTTTTTAAGGAAGAATGCAAGTCTTTCCCATATGAATAGTATACAATTCTCTAAAATGAATATTAATTGAATTAGGAtttaattacatttttggtccctgagtatagCTGATTTTTCAATTTCGGTCCCAAAAGGCTTTTTttcttgcaattttggtccttatgtgAGGTTTTGGTAAAATTTGTGGTCCCTGTTCCAAGTAATACCACTATTTTctggaccaaaattgcaaaaaaaagctatactcagggaccaaaatAGCCATTTTACTTGGAACAGGTACATAAAAAGTTACAAGGACCAAAACCAGTTCAGGGGGTATGGGTTGAATTATCTATTTGTCCAGTGTACTTCCAATTCAATTCTTATTAAAACATTGTGCTTTTAAAAAATCTTGTACTTCTAATTTTTCTTCATTAGGAATTTAGGACACTGTACTTGAAATAATAAACTCAATTACAGCACTGAAAGAAAAACTGGTTAATATTTGGATAAGATTCACTTTTTTAAAGTACGATGTTGTAATAGATGCTATAatataataaagaaataaataaatgaaacttGCATTTAAATTTTAACACTAATGCAGCACATGATATAACTTTGTGTGTAATTGGGTTGTTACCTGAAACAGGTGGTTGATCAGGTTCTCTTGTAGTGTGCAAAATCATGGTACCAGAAAGTACAGTCATGAACCCACAAAGCACTGAAATAATGGTGCTAGCACTCTGACCAGACCAATCCTATTAattattggaaaaaaaaaattaaaattaaataatgaGGTGTAATTCAAAAGTGATATTGGAAAGCCTTTTTGATATAATGCAATTAAATGCATCATGCAACACCAAATATACCTTGAACATGATAGCACTTGCGAGAATTGTGAATGATGTGAACATGGCATAATAGATTGGTGAAACCACTGCTGTATTAAATGTGTCCAAAgcctgataaaaaaaaaattcatgattattaaaataatacttcagtaaaaaaaaaatagtagttTAGTGGTCAAACAAAGTATAATGGCTTAATCACTACATGCCAGTTAATTGGCTAAACCGACAGAATGATGAAAGTACAAGGGCTAATATGTATTTTCCCTATCTGCTGTTTTGTAAAGTGAGCTCACAAGAAGTGTGGTGTTTCCTATTAAGATCTATTAGATTCAGCAACTCccagattctttttttttttttggacaaTTGAAATCTCAAAATGAAAATGATGACCAACCTTGTTTAAGTAATTCAACTGAGTGATTATGCATGTAACAGCAACCATTACAAAAATCCATGTTTGGTAGCTTGCCACCTGGCTTGAGCCTTCTAATGTAAGTTTTATCGCGATACCTATTGCTTTCACGCTCATAACCTGCAATTTATAAACACATTATTTCAATTGTAGGTCCTACAAAAAAAAGGAGCATCTGCATCTTGAAAAAAAAAGCCCATTCAGTTTTTTCATAATTTCCTTATAGATAGAAATAGAATTATATATGTACAGATGATACATGAGTCATGCCACTAGACAAgaaaaacatatacatatactccACTATTCCCCCAGTGTTTGTTTACCAAATATAAAATACCATTTGGGAAAATCAAAACTATATGTTCTTATGTCTAGAAATGAGTTTGCTCCAAATGTAAATAATAGACTGACCGTTATTGAACCATTTATGGAACATACGCCAATATACACCATCATATTAGTCTGCCCATAGCGTGGTTCACAGTACAACACCAATACCAACACCACAGCTATTGCTGATGCTGTATACAAAAGAAAAGCTGGACCAAACACAAACAAATCAACAAAAACAATCTCTTATTATTATTCACTAttcacatacacatatataagtaAAACAAACATCAACAAATGAGCAATGAGATTGCATTTTGCATCACTCACTTGGTTGTGTTGCTAAGTCCCAAATTTCCTCCACAGAGCTTATGGCATGTTCAGCAGGGGCATGAAGCACAATAACAGTGGAACCCATGATGCAAAGCACACACCCCAGTACTCCCACTTTCCTCAATTTCTCATTCAGTAAAAAATGTGCTAGAACAGCACTGCCAAATAAATACACTTAAGTTACAACAATACACAATACTTAATATTAATTTAATCACTCTCATATAATAAGTAATCAGTATTCACCTCACGATAATACTCAATGCTCCTAGTGGAGTCACAAGCACTGCTGGAGCATAGATGTAAGCTACAAAATTGGCAAATTCTCCAACAACCACTGCCAATTTCAAGAAATTTGCTTATGTTTCAGATAAATAATACAGAGAAACAAAAGAATCATATCAAGATATCGATCTAAGgataaaagaaatgaaaaaactTACTAGTGAACATGCCAATCCACCATAGTGGCTCCAGCAGATAACCGTAGCCTCCTGACCCTTTTTTACAAGTCAGAAGCAATCAAAACAAACAAGACTTAAATTAATCAAAAGAACCCCTCAAGTTGTAATAAGAACGGACGAAAATTGAACTCAATTGTCACGATGTACAGGTAAACAGTTATACCAAAATTTCGTTTCTGTGATGTTATTAGATAACTATATATCATCAGTGATTCGTTTATGCCAATTATATTGAACTAATCAACAAATTCTACAACGTCTCCGGAAACTTACCCGCGCGAGCACCAGAAGCACCAGCCCTTTGGAGACCTTTCTTTTTTATAATGAAACTTGATCCGATGAATGCACTAGAAGAGACGGCGAGACCGAACCCTAGCAGATTACCAGTAtacatgatgatgatgacgacgacAGCAAGAAATCTAGAAATTGACGAAATCGACGACCACTTAGAAATGAAAGTTTCATCTGAAAATTCGTCAGAGATCTGGTGTCGTGAGAGAAATTCAAAACTATAAACTGGCAAATTGGTATATTGTCATCCAATCGGTGTTTTTGGTTTGTGAAGAACGTATCGCGTGAATTGTAACTGGAATTGGAATCTTGCAGATGCAATCGGACGACATCGGCTTTGTTTTACGTAGTGTGATAGTACTTATTTGTTCTTTTTCAACACAAGCGACCACTTGTAAAACAATTGGTAATAAACTGACCAATAACGTGTAATGTAAATGCAACATGCTGTACtaaaaacaatatatttttaatattcatTTAACAGCATTATTTGACTTTAACACaatttattagaaaaaaaaaatgaaaaactttaTAGACTATAATCAATAATCAATAAAAATCGAAACTTAAATCAATATAAACCCTCCGTTGATACTTGATAATCAAAATGGGGTGTTTGCAGCAATATTCTTGGGAAATGTTAACTATTTTTTAacatacacacaaaaaaaaaatattataaatataatattgcTAAAAAAAAGGCTGGCCCGATTCACATGCAAGGATGCAACCCCATCTAATATCAATTCAAACATGAACAaaatagtatgagcttagcatgaACCCATCAtaataaatactaaaatattttaaaacaaatcgaacaaataatataaaaaacgTGAAATTAAATAAAAGAATTGGTGCCttggataaataaataagtattatAACATATACACCTACGATGAAATAACTAGAAATCAGTTGTGATCCTCAAGCAAACCATATGAAAACGAATACTTGACTTTGGTTGCAGTATTTAGATACAAGCATGGGTCTTTTCTCATGTAATTGCAATATGTTTAGATACCACGGTAAGATGCAGTAAACATGCTACCGAGGTGCCAAAAAAAATTGCAGTATGGCTTCAATGTGGTATCAATTTGCCGCACGAGAAATGGGAATGTAGTTGTTTCTAGCCGTTGCCAACGGCTAGagatttgtgttttttttttttttcaaaaaaacactataaatattaaatacaaaCTATCTATTCCTTTTTTGCACATAAATCATCTTCTACGCAACTTTTGAACCTTTTGCATTCCAAAAATGAATCCAAACGACTCTCAATTTACCGCTCGTAGCAAATCGCATGCAAACGTTTGTCCAATTAAACTGTCAGTTTACCGACCACAAATGCATCCGTCTTCAGTCTCATCCTGACCGCAACAATTTTGTAACACCCCGAACCTAGAAGACCTAGAAAGGGAAGGAAAACCTCAAAATCAggaagcgactcgtcgagtatgtggggtgactcgacgagtaggagcacgATTTGGGTCGCtggattaagtgaccgactcggtgagtcgggggaccaactcggcgagtctggtctgggttgggaaaccctaaattcgagtCCTTGTGCCCcatttaagcatcatattctcATTCCCTCAGCCTCATCTTCAGCCCCCAGACCCCAAACTCTcatccacgaaaccctagagcatcTTGTGAGTGTTTGAGCCATCTTTGAGTGATTTGTGtgctcttgaagaagaagaatgaaAGGAAGGAGGTTGGAGGTTCAAGAaggaggaagtagatccagaagatacACTCCATTTGTTGCATTTCTTGGTAATCAAGTCTTCATCTTGGCTTTTGGTTTCTTAGATCTAGTTATGTCCATTTTATGAAGATTTTGGACCCTGGAGCTTGATCTTTGTGACAAGGACGTCCCAAGCTTAGATCCTTTCAGATCTGGAGCCCCTAAGAGTGGTTAAgccataaaggtgcaagctttatgccattagaAATCCCCATGCAAGCCTAAAGAGATTATTATGGCCTCTTTGAGCCCTATAGGCCATGCAAGGAAATAAAGTCCAGGACTTTACGTGGTGATTGGATGTCTAGAGTCTAAATCTTGATTTCCCTGTCTTGGTTTGGTGTAATAAAGGTTTTTGGACCATGGAGTTATGTCTCAATGAGCTAGGGTTTTgtctaaacccattaagaaggacttAGGATGGGTAAAGCTGGAAACTTCACCCTTAATAAGTCATTTCCAGAGTGTTTATGAAGtttggagtccagatctgaagtataggggcttaatcctttaagatagtccatcagaccgaggaactcggcgagtccaaggaggggcTTGACGAGTTTAAGTGTGTTGTCCCGTTTTTCGGTTATGGGTGAATTCGGCGAGTCTGGGGAATGACTCGGCGGGTTGACTCGGTTTGTCACGAGTCTGGTTAg is a window of Lactuca sativa cultivar Salinas chromosome 1, Lsat_Salinas_v11, whole genome shotgun sequence DNA encoding:
- the LOC111911920 gene encoding probable magnesium transporter NIPA6, whose amino-acid sequence is MYTGNLLGFGLAVSSSAFIGSSFIIKKKGLQRAGASGARAGSGGYGYLLEPLWWIGMFTMVVGEFANFVAYIYAPAVLVTPLGALSIIVSAVLAHFLLNEKLRKVGVLGCVLCIMGSTVIVLHAPAEHAISSVEEIWDLATQPTFLLYTASAIAVVLVLVLYCEPRYGQTNMMVYIGVCSINGSITVMSVKAIGIAIKLTLEGSSQVASYQTWIFVMVAVTCIITQLNYLNKALDTFNTAVVSPIYYAMFTSFTILASAIMFKDWSGQSASTIISVLCGFMTVLSGTMILHTTREPDQPPVSDMYSSLSPQISWIVHANGEIWKHKDNEESCPPEVVAIIQPDHFK